TTTGTCAGAGTCAATAACTGGCTTTCTACGaactggaaaattaatttcaagtcCTTTTCTTGTTTGTTCAGACTGCAGAGATGATGTAAAGATATCGTCTGTAGAAATTATTAACGTAGAAATGTCGTTTATAGCATTGTCGGTCTCGATAACTGGCCCGTTACGAGTTGGCAAATTAATTTCGAGTCCTTTTTCTCTTTGCTCAGATTCCTCTAATGCAGAGATATAGCTCGTACCATTACCAGTCTCAGTAAGCGACTTGTTACGAGCTGGCAAATTAATTTCGACTCCTTTTTTTGATTGCGCAGATTGCTCGATTAACGCAGAGATTTCGTTCGTACCATTACCAGTCTCGGTAAGCGACTTTTTACGAGCTGGCAAATTAATTTCGAGTCCTTTTCTTGATTCCGCGGATTGCGCGATCAATGCAGAGATATCAACAACGGGCTCAACGGGGATAACTTTCGATTGTTTGCTTTTCTCTTCACCAGACATTTCATTGGGTGGATCAGGATCCGGACTCAACGGACTTGCATCTTCCACAGTTTCGCTGCTACTTTTATCTGCTAATTTTTCATTATCCTCTTTCGCTATTGTCTGAACAGGTGTTTCTTGTGTCATGTTGGTCTCGTCCACTATGCTAGGATCAGCCTCTGTTCTATTTACGATAGTGATCTGAGGTTTCACGTTTTTATCCTCAAGATTTTTAACTAAAGAAGTTCTAGTCTGTGCACAACTGTTCAAGGAAATGTTTTCTTTCTTCGCGACCTTGGGTGTATGGGCTATTCTAGATTTCTTCTTCTTAGGAACATAATCCTTCTCAATTGTTTCGGCCTCCTGTTCCAGTTGCTTCTTCTCATCTTCTTTCTGACTCTCACAGTACGCTGCTTCTTCCGTGATGTTCAGCTTCGGGAACGTCTGATTCTTTACAGGCTTCTTCCTCAAGTTCCGAagtttcctcatcaattccaaACGATGCTTCGGCTCCTCAAGCTCTCCAATCTTTCTCTTCCTCATAACAGTGACGTTCTTAGAAGTGGATTCCGAAATTTCGGGCTCTTCGCTTGTTTCCGGCTCCTCTCGCAGAAATGATGGAAGTACCGAATTAGGTTTATCATCCTCATTCGTAGGGGACTTCTCAGTGGAGCGAGACCGATTCGATTTAAAGTTTCCAGCGAAGCTCGACGCGCTTTTCACGGCGACCTTGTTTCTAGCATTTCTACGCGTTTTCGAAATGAAACACGAGTCCAAATCCGGCTCGTATTGAACCAGCTTGCTAGACTCGACCGAGTCTGAGTGTATCCCCGAGTCGGTCTCACCACGCATCGATTTGCTACAGTTCTTCACCCTGTCTACAGTCTCCGGTTCGTCCACGTCCGTAGAATGACCAGAAGAATGCGTTAACGGTTTTATAACATCGTTGCACGTCTCGTTCATCGTTTCCTCGCACGATGAATCATTCTGTTTATTACTAACATCCTCGTTAGTAAGAGTGGTATCGAACAAATTATCGTACGAGTTCGAATCCGAGTCGTTGGCCAGTTGTTCCGTATGTTCCGAGTTTTCTATCGAGACGTCGGATTTCTTAAGAAGCATAGGATGGCTGTGCTTGCGTTTCTTAGGCCTCTTTGTAGCAGAACTCTTCTTCGCTTTCTTCGAAACCGGTTCCACTTCCCATGAATTATCGCCGTACGGGCTTCGCAGTTTTTTCGTGGGTTTCGGTCGGGACAGCCTCGACTTTTTCCGAGTCTTATCTCTAGGCTTGTACACGGCCACCGGCTCCTTCTCCTTGAATTGGTACATGTCTGTCATCCTCCTGCACAGCTCCATGAAATTTAATTGCATCGTGCTGTTCATGTCAAACATGTGGGGCGGAGTAGGATGACTGTGCTGACAACAGCTACTACTCTTCTGCGATTTCAGCTTCTTCATTTTCTTCCGCAGCTTCTTCGCTAGCTTGTCCATCCGGTTTTCCAGCAAGGGAATCGACAACTGCGAAGATGTGTCTAACGTTTTACCCTCGCAGTGATCCGTTTGACTAGCCGTGGTTGTGTTTGCCAATGA
This genomic stretch from Lasioglossum baleicum chromosome 4, iyLasBale1, whole genome shotgun sequence harbors:
- the LOC143208326 gene encoding uncharacterized protein LOC143208326 isoform X2, translating into MDLNFPDFLMNEPVQNDNLNPADLTQNYLLLKKKICETHEVIKQYNDKLKECERVKSDLDSVTKQAKKVTCSYNATLAKVIKLEIQNTEYKKNINTLTTQVNDHKVKAAADQQYIQQLICKIKDVENQSIDKIMQYDLKNSSSEMKIKELEAELKTIKKTYETKIKKMEKKSPVENNDCHSSKDIITKNVATNTCSNSNNTITKNVATNTCNNSNNVITKNVATNTCGNSNNVITKNTSTNTTSNQTRNVGTITDKDDITKQSQVSDKCVLTDEFYRVSDMYPIFCAKCEVHIEPTPVDKICNVMTESCPKLLEKISSPLEKPAPVRSDVTNGYRKAENLIALPETPPPHFHTEFARSAFTSPNLPAPMPLNHMDYCHNFSQPPNLLNQNASCIRSTPIRASLANTTTASQTDHCEGKTLDTSSQLSIPLLENRMDKLAKKLRKKMKKLKSQKSSSCCQHSHPTPPHMFDMNSTMQLNFMELCRRMTDMYQFKEKEPVAVYKPRDKTRKKSRLSRPKPTKKLRSPYGDNSWEVEPVSKKAKKSSATKRPKKRKHSHPMLLKKSDVSIENSEHTEQLANDSDSNSYDNLFDTTLTNEDVSNKQNDSSCEETMNETCNDVIKPLTHSSGHSTDVDEPETVDRVKNCSKSMRGETDSGIHSDSVESSKLVQYEPDLDSCFISKTRRNARNKVAVKSASSFAGNFKSNRSRSTEKSPTNEDDKPNSVLPSFLREEPETSEEPEISESTSKNVTVMRKRKIGELEEPKHRLELMRKLRNLRKKPVKNQTFPKLNITEEAAYCESQKEDEKKQLEQEAETIEKDYVPKKKKSRIAHTPKVAKKENISLNSCAQTRTSLVKNLEDKNVKPQITIVNRTEADPSIVDETNMTQETPVQTIAKEDNEKLADKSSSETVEDASPLSPDPDPPNEMSGEEKSKQSKVIPVEPVVDISALIAQSAESRKGLEINLPARKKSLTETGNGTNEISALIEQSAQSKKGVEINLPARNKSLTETGNGTSYISALEESEQREKGLEINLPTRNGPVIETDNAINDISTLIISTDDIFTSSLQSEQTRKGLEINFPVRRKPVIDSDKMKNESNDELRTNGSDQLEEWTKSLSCHENDSLLIVEEVVENNKPFDSNDPWVLRKYRAKEMNYYRDIKLNSHTPVEILERLNNENTFKSLHSKKEFNNLEAVRATTDKFVTEQLQRLVDSEWKSDVHQDVLEKLKTTCTPRIIAKNIVDFLSNEGENQQSLDKTHTPPAPLMTKSQQRITALLVDLEKEFPMIIELVQSGIEFKIFRFNQKLCRYIVVSLARMYTVLARVQKDRERYSLLGQRYCHLTIALQNICQNVSRILSCR